Proteins from one Pseudomonadales bacterium genomic window:
- the tilS gene encoding tRNA lysidine(34) synthetase TilS codes for MSSLEQHLIDQISVLLADHQRSSRPISRLLLGLSGGQDSTALLHSLHRCLQSESLLQAGLQLPKLAAIHVHHGLQSEADDWLTHCQQQCQQLGVELFSHHANLLNHGKADRLQNLEAQARQARWQAFMQIADSDDVVVLAHHQQDQAETFIYRSMRGAGVKGLASMQAWLEVQASELNASVPQSSCTDKPMRLWRPVLDLPQAELRDYVSRFKLSYVEDCSNFDTAFDRNYIRHQVLPTLQQRWPMAVNRLVKNTEYQQEAAVLLAELAELDLAAALGQDAAGLFLQLKHFNSALRLKNALNHWLAQQALQLGEQQLQQLAESCIS; via the coding sequence TTGAGTAGTCTAGAACAGCATCTTATTGATCAAATTTCGGTCTTACTGGCAGACCATCAGCGTTCATCTCGACCAATCTCACGCCTGCTGCTTGGTCTCAGTGGTGGGCAAGACTCCACCGCATTACTGCATAGCTTGCATCGCTGTTTACAGTCCGAGAGTTTGTTGCAGGCAGGCTTGCAGCTGCCAAAACTGGCAGCGATTCATGTGCATCATGGCCTACAATCTGAAGCTGATGACTGGCTGACGCATTGCCAACAACAGTGTCAACAGCTTGGCGTTGAACTCTTCTCGCATCATGCCAATCTGCTTAATCATGGCAAAGCGGACCGACTGCAGAATCTTGAAGCACAAGCTAGACAAGCGCGCTGGCAGGCCTTTATGCAGATCGCCGATAGCGACGATGTGGTTGTGCTGGCGCATCATCAGCAAGATCAGGCAGAAACATTTATCTATCGCAGTATGCGCGGTGCCGGGGTTAAAGGCCTAGCCTCAATGCAGGCTTGGCTTGAGGTGCAGGCATCTGAGCTAAACGCCAGCGTGCCACAATCAAGCTGCACTGATAAACCCATGCGACTATGGCGACCTGTGCTGGATTTGCCTCAGGCTGAGCTTAGGGATTATGTTAGCCGATTCAAGCTTAGCTATGTTGAGGATTGTTCAAATTTTGATACGGCGTTTGATCGTAATTATATTCGCCACCAAGTCTTACCTACGCTGCAACAGCGTTGGCCAATGGCAGTCAACAGGTTAGTAAAAAATACCGAGTATCAGCAAGAGGCCGCTGTCTTATTAGCAGAGTTAGCAGAACTCGATTTGGCTGCAGCATTGGGCCAAGATGCTGCAGGACTTTTTTTGCAACTTAAGCATTTCAACTCAGCCCTGCGTTTGAAAAATGCTTTGAACCACTGGTTAGCGCAGCAAGCGCTGCAACTTGGTGAGCAACAGTTACAGCAGCTGGCGGAGAGTTGCATATCA
- the accA gene encoding acetyl-CoA carboxylase carboxyl transferase subunit alpha: MNPNYLDFEQPIADLEVKIQELQSLGDDVDINITEEIQKLNEKSTALTSKIFDDLSAWDIVRVARHPLRPYTADYIPLIFDDFDELHGDRHYADDKAIIGGIARLQGQPVMVIGQEKGRSVKEKVERNFGMPKPEGYRKALRLMQMAERFKLPIVTLIDTPGAYPGIDSEERGISEAIAQNLAVMSRLKTQIICVVIGEGSSGGALGIGVGDHVAMLQYSTYFVISPEGCANIIWKTSEKANLAAEAMGVTSSKLQELGIVDATIEEPLGGAHRDVALMAERIKEHVCQQLEGLQQLSEDELLATRYQRLMSYGND; the protein is encoded by the coding sequence ATGAATCCTAATTATCTTGATTTTGAGCAGCCGATTGCTGACCTTGAAGTTAAAATTCAAGAATTACAGTCTCTCGGTGACGATGTTGATATCAACATCACTGAAGAAATTCAGAAACTCAATGAGAAAAGTACTGCGCTTACATCGAAGATTTTCGACGATTTAAGTGCTTGGGATATCGTGCGTGTTGCTCGTCATCCTCTACGACCCTACACCGCTGACTATATCCCTCTGATATTTGATGATTTCGATGAGCTGCATGGCGATCGTCATTATGCCGATGACAAGGCGATTATTGGCGGTATTGCGCGTTTACAAGGCCAACCAGTCATGGTGATTGGGCAAGAGAAAGGCCGCAGCGTGAAAGAAAAGGTTGAGCGTAATTTTGGTATGCCAAAGCCTGAGGGCTACCGCAAAGCCTTACGCCTGATGCAAATGGCCGAACGTTTCAAGCTGCCAATTGTTACCCTGATTGATACCCCTGGGGCCTACCCAGGCATTGATTCTGAAGAGCGTGGCATTTCTGAGGCTATCGCGCAAAATTTGGCGGTGATGAGTCGTTTGAAAACGCAGATCATCTGTGTAGTCATTGGTGAAGGCTCATCCGGCGGTGCACTAGGAATTGGTGTTGGTGACCATGTTGCCATGTTGCAATACTCTACCTATTTCGTGATCTCACCTGAGGGCTGTGCCAATATTATTTGGAAAACCTCTGAAAAGGCTAATCTAGCCGCTGAAGCGATGGGTGTGACCTCATCGAAGCTGCAGGAGCTCGGCATTGTCGATGCGACGATCGAAGAGCCTTTGGGCGGCGCGCATCGCGATGTTGCGTTAATGGCCGAGCGCATTAAAGAGCACGTTTGTCAGCAGCTTGAAGGCCTGCAACAGCTGTCGGAAGACGAGCTATTGGCAACACGCTATCAACGCCTTATGTCCTATGGCAATGATTAA